Proteins encoded in a region of the Planococcus citri chromosome 1, ihPlaCitr1.1, whole genome shotgun sequence genome:
- the LOC135832525 gene encoding apolipoprotein D-like encodes MKLVFLLLVVIGLAAGQVPGFGGCPEFDSQPDFDMNKFLGTWYEAERYVNIFEAGTRCVKTNYTKAVDGRYLVANEIMNRFTSIKRVLEGEIRLVVKGSESKMNVKYPNLPIPYESQLMVLDTDYDSYAVMWSCSSLGIINTQNAWILTRDKLAPGTVLQKAYGVLDKFKLSRTFFVKTDQNSCEIAEAADNSADNQAGHNATPNGNKKPQKQKVGQKKGDQQTTGREEVVQEDHVDSHKSEVPVVANVADHKVVADEKVVDHKVVSEHKVVPAPVVVPVDQKVADHKVEPVPVSV; translated from the exons atgaaattagtgTTCCTCTTATTGGTCGTAATTGGCCTAGCTGCTGGCCAAGTTCCAGGTTTCGGAGGATGTCCCGAATTTGATTCTCAACCTGATTTCGATATGAATAAA ttcttaGGTACGTGGTATGAAGCTGAACGAtatgtgaatatttttgaagcaGGAACCAGATGTGTTAAAACAAATTACACCAAAGCTGTCGATGGCAGATATTTAGTAGCTAATGAAATCATGAACAGATT TACAAGTATCAAGCGAGTCTTGGAAGGAGAAATTAGATTAGTTGTTAAAGGATCAGAATCAAAAATGAACGTTAAATACCCCAATTTACCGA TTCCTTACGAATCGCAATTGATGGTTTTGGATACCGATTACGACTCTTACGCAGTCATGTGGTCCTGTTCATCCCTCGGAATCATCAACACAC aaaacgcTTGGATCTTGACGAGAGATAAGCTCGCCCCAGGCACTGTTTTACAAAAAGCCTACGGTGTCCTCGATAAATTCAAGCTGAGCCGTACGTTCTTCGTTAAAACCGATCAGAATAGCTGCGAAATCGCCGAAGCTGCTGATAATTCCGCTGACAACCAAGCTGGCCACAATGCTACTCCAAATGGTAACAAAAAACCACAGAAGCAAAAAGTTGGCCAAAAGAAAGGCGATCAACAAACCACCGGACGCGAAGAAGTCGTTCAAGAAGACCACGTTGACTCTCACAAAAGCGAAGTACCCGTCGTAGCAAATGTCGCTGACCATAAAGTAGTCGCCGATGAAAAAGTTGTCGATCACAAAGTCGTCTCTGAACACAAAGTTGTCCCTGCCCCCGTAGTAGTACCTGTTGATCAAAAAGTAGCTGACCATAAGGTCGAACCGGTGCCTGTTTCTGTGTAG